The proteins below come from a single Serpentinimonas raichei genomic window:
- a CDS encoding thiamine phosphate synthase produces MNTTPERLHDLVQRHAALALPDQADRLAEPASASANDLAYAAARRLGFIEPDAAAIARAWQRRSEREGRLASASASAPASDWNPNWPTEAQDFGLLDPPTEAAPAPPFAPCPAELGLYAVLPSAAWVQRMAQAGVPTLQLRFKSGHAAAVRAEVQAAAAAVQAVASASGQPPSRLFINDHWQAALEAGAYGVHLGQEDLDTLPPDALPALRRAGLRLGLSTHGYAELLRAARLRPSYLALGAVYPTTLKAMATAPQGSARLHAYAQLLRGLLPSVAIGGIGPEQLPAVAASGVGSFAVVRALTSAAEPEAAARALMQRWAQLRAA; encoded by the coding sequence ATGAACACCACCCCAGAGCGCCTGCACGACCTGGTGCAGCGCCACGCCGCCTTGGCCCTGCCCGACCAAGCCGACCGCTTGGCCGAACCCGCCAGCGCCAGCGCGAACGACTTGGCCTATGCCGCTGCGCGCCGCCTGGGCTTCATCGAGCCCGACGCCGCCGCCATTGCCCGTGCCTGGCAGCGCCGCAGCGAGCGCGAGGGCCGACTCGCATCAGCCTCTGCCAGCGCCCCCGCCAGCGACTGGAACCCCAACTGGCCCACTGAAGCGCAAGATTTCGGCCTGCTCGACCCACCCACCGAAGCCGCTCCAGCGCCGCCCTTCGCTCCCTGCCCGGCCGAACTCGGCCTCTACGCCGTGCTGCCCAGCGCCGCCTGGGTGCAGCGCATGGCGCAGGCCGGCGTGCCCACGCTGCAACTGCGCTTCAAATCGGGCCACGCCGCCGCCGTGCGCGCCGAGGTGCAAGCCGCCGCAGCGGCAGTGCAAGCCGTGGCCAGCGCCAGCGGCCAGCCACCCAGCCGCCTGTTCATCAACGACCACTGGCAAGCCGCCCTCGAGGCCGGGGCCTACGGTGTGCACCTGGGGCAGGAAGACCTCGACACCCTGCCCCCCGACGCCCTGCCCGCGCTGCGCCGCGCCGGGCTGCGGCTGGGCCTGAGCACCCACGGCTACGCCGAACTGCTGCGCGCCGCCCGCCTGCGGCCCAGCTACTTGGCGCTCGGGGCGGTGTACCCCACCACCCTCAAAGCCATGGCCACCGCGCCGCAAGGCAGCGCCCGACTGCACGCCTACGCGCAGTTGCTGCGCGGCCTGCTGCCCAGCGTGGCCATCGGTGGCATCGGGCCCGAGCAACTGCCCGCCGTCGCCGCCAGCGGCGTGGGCTCCTTTGCCGTGGTGCGCGCCCTGACCAGCGCCGCCGAGCCCGAAGCGGCCGCGCGCGCGCTGATGCAGCGCTGGGCGCAACTGCGCGCGGCCTGA
- a CDS encoding amino acid aminotransferase, with protein sequence MSLFSAVEMAPRDPILGLNEQFAADPRPNKVNLGVGVYYDDEGKLPLLQCVQLAERALMEKPAARGYLPIDGIAAYDNAVKALVFGAASEPVQSGRVATVQAIGGTGGLKIGADFLKKLQPGAQLLISDPSWENHRALFTQAGFEVGTYAYYDAAQRGLNFAGMLASLEAAAPGTVVLLHACCHNPTGYDLTPAQWAQVVAVVKARGLTPFLDMAYQGFGHGIVEDGAVIQQFVAAGLDLLVSTSFSKSFSLYGERVGALSVLCASKDEAARVLSQLKIVIRTNYSNPPTHGGAIVAVVLNDPKLRELWEHELGEMRVRIKHMRQQLVAGLKAAGVAQDMGFITEQIGMFSYSGLSKEQMLRLRGEFGVYGTDTGRMCVAALNSHNIGHVCRSIAAVV encoded by the coding sequence ATGTCCCTCTTTTCCGCCGTCGAAATGGCCCCGCGCGACCCGATCCTGGGTCTGAACGAGCAGTTTGCAGCCGATCCGCGCCCCAACAAAGTCAACCTCGGGGTCGGGGTTTATTACGACGACGAGGGCAAGCTGCCCCTGCTGCAATGCGTGCAACTGGCCGAGCGCGCCCTGATGGAAAAACCCGCCGCACGCGGCTACCTGCCCATCGACGGCATCGCCGCCTACGACAACGCGGTCAAGGCGCTGGTCTTTGGCGCCGCCAGCGAGCCGGTACAAAGTGGGCGCGTGGCCACGGTGCAGGCCATCGGCGGCACCGGAGGCCTGAAAATCGGCGCCGACTTCCTGAAAAAACTCCAGCCTGGCGCCCAGTTGCTGATCAGCGACCCGAGTTGGGAAAACCACCGCGCCCTGTTCACCCAGGCCGGCTTTGAAGTCGGCACCTACGCCTACTACGACGCGGCGCAGCGCGGCCTGAACTTTGCCGGAATGCTGGCCAGCCTAGAGGCTGCCGCCCCCGGCACCGTGGTGCTGCTGCACGCCTGCTGCCACAACCCGACCGGCTACGACCTCACGCCGGCGCAGTGGGCGCAGGTGGTGGCCGTGGTCAAGGCGCGCGGCCTCACGCCCTTCCTCGACATGGCCTACCAGGGCTTTGGCCACGGCATCGTCGAAGACGGCGCGGTGATTCAGCAGTTTGTCGCCGCCGGCCTCGATCTGCTGGTTTCGACCTCGTTTTCCAAGAGCTTCAGCCTCTACGGCGAGCGCGTGGGGGCGCTCTCGGTGCTGTGCGCCAGCAAAGACGAAGCCGCGCGCGTGCTGTCGCAGCTCAAAATCGTGATCCGCACCAACTACTCCAACCCGCCTACGCACGGCGGCGCCATCGTGGCCGTGGTGCTCAACGACCCCAAACTGCGCGAACTCTGGGAGCATGAGCTGGGGGAAATGCGCGTGCGCATCAAGCACATGCGCCAGCAATTGGTGGCCGGCCTGAAAGCCGCCGGGGTGGCGCAAGACATGGGCTTCATCACCGAACAGATCGGCATGTTCAGCTACTCGGGCCTGAGCAAGGAGCAGATGCTGCGCCTGCGCGGCGAGTTCGGCGTCTATGGCACCGACACCGGCCGCATGTGCGTGGCCGCGCTCAACAGCCACAACATCGGGCACGTCTGCCGCTCGATTGCGGCCGTGGTTTGA
- a CDS encoding thiazole synthase: MNPSPTADPLILYGQHFSSRLMLGTARYPSPALLQQAVALAQPCMLTAALRRQNAAAPEAGQPFWSLLQQMQVPLLPNTAGCHSVQEAISTAEMARELYGTDWIKLEIIGDDYTLQPDTLNLVSGADQLTRRGFKVLPYCTEDLVLCQRLVDVGCQAVMPWAAPIGTGKGPLNPWALRSLRERLSVPLIVDAGLGLPSHACQVMEWGFDGVLLNTAVALALDPVRMAGAFAAAVQAGRSAFLAGAMPAQDSAQPSTPVLGTPFWHQA; encoded by the coding sequence ATGAACCCCAGCCCCACCGCCGACCCCCTCATCCTCTACGGCCAGCATTTTTCCAGCCGCCTGATGCTGGGCACGGCGCGCTACCCCTCGCCCGCGCTGCTGCAGCAGGCCGTGGCGCTGGCCCAGCCCTGCATGCTCACCGCCGCGCTGCGGCGCCAGAACGCCGCCGCCCCCGAGGCTGGCCAGCCCTTCTGGAGCCTGCTGCAGCAAATGCAGGTGCCACTGCTGCCCAACACCGCCGGCTGCCACAGCGTGCAAGAGGCCATCTCCACCGCCGAAATGGCGCGCGAGCTGTACGGCACCGACTGGATCAAGCTCGAAATCATCGGCGACGACTACACCTTGCAGCCCGACACCCTGAACCTGGTGAGCGGCGCCGACCAGCTCACCCGGCGCGGCTTCAAGGTGCTGCCCTACTGCACCGAAGACCTGGTGCTGTGCCAGCGCCTGGTCGATGTGGGCTGCCAGGCCGTGATGCCCTGGGCGGCCCCGATCGGCACCGGCAAGGGCCCCTTGAACCCCTGGGCCTTGCGCAGCCTGCGCGAGCGCCTGAGCGTGCCGCTGATCGTCGATGCCGGGCTCGGCCTGCCCTCGCACGCCTGCCAGGTGATGGAGTGGGGCTTCGACGGCGTGCTGCTCAACACCGCGGTGGCGCTGGCGCTGGACCCGGTGCGCATGGCGGGTGCCTTTGCGGCTGCGGTGCAGGCCGGGCGCAGCGCCTTTTTGGCCGGTGCCATGCCAGCGCAAGACAGCGCCCAGCCCAGCACACCGGTGCTGGGAACGCCGTTTTGGCACCAGGCCTGA